A part of Campylobacter ureolyticus ACS-301-V-Sch3b genomic DNA contains:
- a CDS encoding YadA family autotransporter adhesin — translation SVDVKAETGSKIRVADKGVVNGKQTFEVGVDLTGLNGTTYNFAAGKNLTVTDDGNGNVKYSLNQELKDITSIETNSKKYTFGDATLGDTSVITNKDLTEAVNNINAQVGSVNLNIAGDHGTKGSVKLSSGALNINGDGKNITTSVKNGEVKVALKDEINLGNVGENKINLGKDGLKITQADGSEGPSITADGVAMNDKQITGLKSGLDGLGQNGKDGTIADYKKLSDSEKAKYKHNAATIGDLATVDGKIVNVSTNINNIIGNTYITDDGNGNKTIDVDKIKEDLATNSASGQKHVVADGAGAIDTIVNSIKNINTQGTRFFHVNDGQVKGTRGLDKDDSSADSKGGVAIGIQAKVDNDAENAISIGTNSITSVAGGVALGSYSQANRKALDDTTKQGVYLFDNQAVADTVANTKGAISVGGSDEVGNKFTRQITGVAAGTQDSDAVNVAQLKAVQKVASQGSKWIAADNRKFDKNGKVVDNSTQAEAKGVNSVAIGAGSNTKVVSNGKVVERPYTVSVGGINKDGTVTQRTISNVAPGVLNSDAATMGQLRAGLNDVYGKLGEYKKDASAGTASALAVGNLPQATIPGKGMISLGSGFYDGQSAMAIGLSKMSDSGKWVFKGSASYDSQEKAGAALSVGFHF, via the coding sequence TCTGTAGATGTAAAAGCGGAAACAGGAAGCAAAATTAGAGTTGCTGATAAGGGTGTAGTAAATGGCAAACAAACATTTGAAGTAGGTGTTGATCTTACAGGACTTAACGGAACAACTTATAATTTCGCTGCAGGAAAAAATTTAACTGTAACTGATGATGGAAACGGAAACGTTAAATATAGTCTAAATCAAGAACTTAAAGACATAACTTCTATTGAAACCAATAGTAAGAAATACACATTTGGAGATGCAACTCTAGGTGATACAAGTGTTATTACAAATAAAGACCTTACTGAAGCCGTAAATAATATCAATGCGCAAGTTGGTAGTGTTAATTTAAATATAGCAGGAGATCACGGCACTAAAGGTAGCGTAAAATTAAGCAGTGGAGCTCTTAATATCAACGGAGATGGTAAAAATATCACAACTTCAGTTAAAAACGGCGAAGTAAAAGTAGCCTTGAAAGATGAGATTAATCTTGGAAATGTTGGCGAAAATAAAATAAATCTTGGAAAAGATGGTTTGAAAATTACTCAAGCTGATGGATCAGAAGGACCTAGCATAACAGCAGATGGTGTTGCTATGAATGATAAGCAAATCACTGGATTGAAGAGCGGCTTGGATGGCTTAGGTCAAAATGGAAAAGATGGTACCATAGCCGATTATAAAAAATTAAGTGATTCTGAAAAGGCAAAGTATAAACACAATGCTGCTACTATCGGTGATCTTGCAACTGTTGATGGAAAGATAGTAAATGTTTCAACCAATATCAATAATATTATCGGAAATACATATATTACAGATGATGGCAACGGAAACAAAACAATAGATGTAGATAAAATAAAAGAAGATTTAGCTACAAATTCAGCTTCTGGTCAAAAACACGTAGTTGCTGATGGAGCTGGGGCTATTGATACGATAGTAAATTCTATCAAAAATATTAATACCCAAGGAACAAGATTTTTCCATGTTAATGATGGTCAAGTCAAGGGAACACGTGGTTTAGATAAAGATGACTCAAGTGCAGACTCTAAAGGTGGCGTAGCTATAGGAATACAAGCAAAAGTAGATAATGATGCTGAAAATGCAATTTCTATAGGAACAAATTCTATAACAAGTGTTGCTGGTGGAGTAGCTCTTGGCTCATACTCACAAGCAAACAGAAAAGCCCTTGATGATACTACAAAACAAGGTGTTTATTTATTTGATAATCAAGCTGTTGCAGATACAGTTGCGAACACAAAAGGTGCGATATCAGTCGGAGGCTCTGATGAGGTCGGAAATAAATTTACTCGTCAAATTACAGGTGTTGCAGCTGGTACACAAGACTCAGATGCAGTAAATGTCGCTCAATTAAAAGCAGTTCAAAAAGTAGCTAGTCAAGGTTCTAAATGGATAGCAGCAGACAATCGTAAATTTGATAAAAATGGCAAAGTTGTAGATAATAGCACTCAAGCAGAAGCAAAAGGTGTAAACTCAGTCGCTATTGGCGCTGGTTCAAATACGAAAGTTGTGTCAAATGGAAAAGTAGTTGAAAGACCATACACAGTATCTGTTGGTGGAATAAATAAAGATGGCACAGTAACTCAAAGAACTATAAGCAATGTCGCTCCTGGTGTTCTAAACTCAGATGCAGCTACTATGGGACAACTAAGAGCTGGATTAAACGATGTTTATGGAAAGCTTGGCGAGTATAAAAAAGATGCTAGTGCTGGAACAGCTTCAGCCTTAGCAGTAGGAAATCTTCCACAAGCAACAATCCCAGGAAAGGGAATGATTAGCTTAGGAAGTGGCTTTTATGATGGTCAGTCAGCTATGGCTATAGGTTTATCAAAAATGAGTGATAGTGGAAAATGGGTATTTAAAGGTAGCGCAAGTTATGACTCACAAGAAAAAGCCGGTGCTGCTTTATCTGTAGGATTTCATTTTTAA